The Nitrospira sp. genome contains a region encoding:
- a CDS encoding DUF1902 domain-containing protein, giving the protein MERIVNLHIEKLPEGMYLATSDAVQGLVVQGRTIQETIDIARDVAKKLLKAQEEPEGDSPLPPAH; this is encoded by the coding sequence ATGGAACGAATTGTCAATCTTCACATTGAAAAGCTACCTGAAGGGATGTACCTCGCGACATCGGACGCCGTACAAGGTCTTGTCGTGCAAGGGCGGACGATTCAAGAAACGATCGACATCGCTCGTGATGTCGCCAAAAAACTTCTTAAGGCACAAGAGGAACCTGAAGGAGACTCCCCGCTGCCACCTGCTCACTGA
- a CDS encoding metallophosphoesterase: MSTRRTVSWPDRARSFVGYCLSEPLYRIFSLVPHWEWGLSDHEISTLTHAHPSLAGHRAVHLTDLHLDRYHPRHDGIVEAVKGIAPDWIFITGDLLNVPEGLPHLFRFLEGLRAIAPVYMTLGNHDHYSGVPVAQYAELADRHKITLLVNQSTIVSTGGGELAIVGVDDPSLHRADLRSVPPRADRRFTLLLAHAPNILDHIEAHHAVDLILCGHSHGGQWRVPGIPTFWLPPGCNGRVAGWHESGRHRLYVNRGLGWSFLSFRFNCRPEIAVIEWV; encoded by the coding sequence ATGAGCACGCGACGAACGGTGTCATGGCCGGATCGCGCGCGATCATTCGTCGGCTATTGCTTAAGCGAGCCACTCTATCGAATCTTCAGCCTCGTCCCTCATTGGGAATGGGGTCTATCCGATCACGAGATCTCCACCCTCACCCATGCACATCCTTCTCTGGCCGGCCATCGTGCCGTCCATCTCACGGATCTGCATCTTGATCGATATCACCCGCGCCATGATGGGATCGTCGAAGCGGTGAAAGGGATTGCCCCTGATTGGATTTTCATCACCGGAGATCTGCTCAACGTACCCGAAGGCTTGCCCCATCTCTTCCGTTTCCTCGAAGGCCTGCGAGCCATCGCACCCGTGTACATGACGTTAGGCAATCATGACCATTACAGCGGGGTGCCGGTGGCACAATATGCCGAATTGGCTGATCGGCACAAGATCACGCTGTTGGTCAACCAAAGTACCATCGTTTCAACGGGCGGGGGAGAATTGGCGATCGTGGGTGTTGATGATCCCTCCCTCCATCGTGCCGATCTTCGATCTGTCCCTCCTCGAGCCGACCGTCGCTTTACGCTGCTCCTGGCCCATGCACCGAACATTCTGGACCATATCGAAGCGCATCATGCCGTCGACTTGATTCTCTGCGGACACAGTCACGGAGGGCAGTGGAGAGTACCGGGAATCCCCACGTTTTGGCTTCCTCCTGGGTGCAACGGCCGTGTGGCCGGCTGGCACGAATCCGGCCGGCACCGGCTGTACGTCAATCGGGGGCTGGGTTGGTCCTTCCTCTCGTTTCGTTTCAACTGTCGGCCTGAAATTGCCGTGATTGAGTGGGTCTAG
- a CDS encoding HEAT repeat domain-containing protein, whose translation MSDRSDHGQANLTMLALLVGLFVSAVWIWKRLSPDTQDYIVDQAVPMAAIGLVLAVLLFILIRALRRQRAKTRERTKLLRLFEQETARDKRLDLAFTLLELNEYQIDGLESAVPALKELLATTLERALGDKQHRIRGMAASHLGALRDLSVVPLLVKALEDDHAYVRSCAALGLGRLRAAETRERLKTVMEHDWDQTVRSRAREALERMRE comes from the coding sequence ATGTCGGACCGTAGCGACCATGGGCAGGCGAACCTCACCATGCTTGCCCTGCTGGTCGGTCTCTTCGTGAGCGCAGTATGGATCTGGAAACGCTTATCGCCTGACACACAGGATTACATTGTGGATCAGGCGGTGCCGATGGCTGCGATCGGTTTGGTGCTTGCGGTCCTTTTGTTCATTCTGATAAGGGCGCTCCGTCGCCAGCGCGCGAAAACCCGGGAACGAACCAAGCTTCTGAGGCTGTTCGAGCAAGAAACCGCCCGTGATAAACGGCTCGACCTTGCTTTTACCTTGCTTGAACTCAACGAGTACCAAATCGACGGGCTTGAATCAGCCGTCCCTGCCTTGAAAGAACTGTTGGCCACGACCTTAGAACGGGCGCTGGGGGATAAGCAGCATCGTATCCGAGGGATGGCGGCCAGCCATTTGGGCGCGCTAAGAGATCTGTCGGTGGTCCCGCTCCTGGTCAAAGCACTGGAAGATGATCATGCGTACGTGCGTTCCTGCGCCGCCTTGGGGCTTGGACGACTACGGGCAGCCGAAACACGCGAACGTCTGAAGACGGTCATGGAACATGATTGGGACCAAACCGTCAGAAGTCGGGCCCGGGAAGCACTGGAACGGATGCGGGAATAA